One region of Trachemys scripta elegans isolate TJP31775 chromosome 8, CAS_Tse_1.0, whole genome shotgun sequence genomic DNA includes:
- the LOC117882075 gene encoding proteinase-activated receptor 4-like: MMSLHSGPCSAALCTSLLFTCIWLGWAEQCPTAPSQIKGRAMIRLPASEEAGRNATFSGSWLKSYLCSPVTTLLLPTLYSMVLLVGLPANALAFWVLATKTKKCASTLFLLNLAGADLIFTFLLPFKISYHLLGNDWLLGDYACRALVTLFYGNMYGSILFLTCISLDRYISLVHPFLWRGSRHVWQAAGVCVGVWLAVGLGLSPLLRYRHSQHVPELNITTCHDILEPDTERELAYYFPALVVLGFAAPFVLITISYGSVLRRLLHKGRHYGHVVRLLALVLLVFTLCFTPSNVLLFFHYLQPQPEWHNLTYSWYVLALAVSAFNNCLDPFIYFYVSRDFRARLRARPCCRMGHNKSSSGRASEKQVLPQRSSEHSQP; encoded by the coding sequence CACCCAGTCAAATCAAAGGCCGAGCCATGATCCGCCTCCCAGCCAGCGAGGAGGCCGGCAGGAATGCCACGTTCTCCGGCTCCTGGCTGAAGTCTTACCTCTGCAGCCCAGTGACCACACTGCTCCTCCCCACACTCTACTCCATGGTGCTGCTGGTCGGACTGCCAGCCAATGCCCTGGCTTTCTGGGTGTTGGCCACCAAGACCAAGAAATGCGCCTCCACCCTCTTCCTGCTCAACCTGGCCGGTGCTGACCTGATCTTCACCTTCCTGCTGCCCTTCAAGATCTCTTACCATCTGCTGGGCAACGACTGGCTCCTTGGGGACTACGCATGCCGTGCCTTGGTCACCCTGTTCTATGGGAACATGTACGgctccatcctcttcctcacttgCATCAGCCTGGACCGCTACATCTCACTGGTGCACCCCTTCCTGTGGAGGGGCTCCCGGCATGTCTGGCAGGCGGCGGGAGTCTGTGTGGGTGTCTGGCTGGCCGTGGGGCTGGGTTTGAGCCCACTGCTGCGCTACCGCCATTCCCAGCACGTCCCAGAGCTGAACATCACCACCTGCCATGACATCCTGGAGCCGGACACGGAGCGCGAGCTGGCCTACTACTTTCCTGCGCTGGTGGTGTTGGGCTTCGCCGCACCGTTCGTGCTCATCACCATCTCCTACGGCTCGGTGCTGCGGCGGCTGCTCCACAAGGGGCGGCACTATGGCCATGTGGTACGCCTCCTGGCCCTGGTGCTGCTCGTCTTCACCCTGTGCTTCACGCCCAGCAATGTGCTGCTCTTCTTCCActacctgcagccccagcccgagTGGCACAACCTCACCTACAGTTGGTATGTGCTGGCCCTGGCCGTCAGCGCCTTCAACAACTGCCTCGACCCCTTCATCTACTTCTACGTCTCCCGGGACTTCCGGGCCCGGCTCCGGGCCAGGCCCTGTTGCCGGATGGGGCATAACAAGTCCTCCTCAGGCAGGGCCTCCGAGAAGCAGGTGCTGCCCCAGAGGTCCAGCGAGCACAGCCAGCCCTAG